The Catellatospora citrea genomic interval CCCGGCCCGCGCGCGGGCGTCCGCGCTGGTGCCGGACTGGCGCAGCACCCGGCTGCCGTCGGTGGCGACGGTCCAGCTCCCGCCGGAGGTGGTCCAGCCGGCGGAGTTGCCGTCCTCGAAGTCGTCGGTGTAGAGGGTGGCCGCCGCGGCGGTGGCGGTGAAGGTCAGCGTGGCCATCGCGGTGGCCAGGGCCAGGCCGGCGGCGGCGGTCGCCACCGATCGCCATCGGGCGCGGCGGAACGGGACGGGGATGGGCATGTGTCGGCTCCACTCTGTGGGGCGTCGACGTCCCACCGGGACGTCGCACGAAATGGAAAGCGCTTTCCGACGCAACCTACGCGGCCGCCATCGTGATGTCAATCGATGCCTGGCGATCCTGCCCGCGGCGCGGTCACGGGTCCCGGACCGCGCCACGCGACTGCTCCCGCGGACGTCCCGCCGACCCGTTCCGGGCCTGCGTCAGGGCGATGGATGATCTCGTTCACCTTGTGCCCGGTGCTGCTGTCGCGGCCCCGCGGGCAGGGCGTATCGTCCAGCACGGTGGCCGATCATCTTGCGGCGCACCGGTCGACATGGAGGTGTCGGTGACCGAGTCGGTGGCGCACAACGCGCCGGACAGCGCCCTGCCGGCAGGGCTGGCGGTGAGCCACCAGACGGCTCTGGACATCATGGGTATCGCGATCGTGTGCTACTCCGTGCTCATCGAGCAGGAGGAAGGCAGGCCCGCGCCCGACGTCGATCAGATGTCGCGGTGGGAGCGCGAGCTGGAGGCCGTCGCCGAACTGCGTCGGACCCTGGATGCGCGGGACACCGAGCGCGTGCGCAGGCTCGCCGACGAGCATGCCGCGCTGGTCCGCCGACTCGACCGGATGATCGAAGACAGCTGACCCGGTGCAGGCGTGGTGCGCCTGATCACCCCTGTTGCTGGAGTGGTGCGCCCGCATGGTCCGGGGCGGCATTCCCGATGCGCCGCCGATGTGGGGGAAATCTGAGTAAAGCGGGGATTGCTCAGATTTCCCGATTTGGTCGGTTAGGCTGGCGGCTCGTGTGTTCTCAGCCCACGAAATGCCTTGGGAGGGCGATGTGACGCCACTGGCTGTGAGTGGCCTGCCCCTGATCCGACGACCGGCGACGGTGCCGGTCGTGCTGACCTTGACCGGTGCCGTGCTGGCCGTCCTGACCCTGGCGCAGATCCCGCTCGCCATGGAGAAGGTCCCGTTCTGGGTGATGGCGACCCTGGCGCTGGCCGCCGCGACCGTCACCTACCTGCCCGCCTCCGGCAAGGCCACCGGCGCGGTGATCAGCCCGTCCCTGGTGTTCACCTTCGCGATCCTGCTGTGCTGGGAGCTTGGTCCGGCGATCGCGATCCAGGCGCTGGCCGTGGCCGTGATAGCGGTCCGGGCCCGGCAGCCCTGGCGTGACGCGGTGCTCAGCGCCGCCCGGTACGCCGTCGCCTTCGGCGCCGCATACCTGGTGCTGCTGGTCGGCGAGCCCGACCCGTTCCACTCGGTGGCGGCGGCCGACCTGGTCAACGACACGGTCGCCGTGGCCGGTGCGGCGCTGGTCTTCGTGCTCGTCTACGGCTGGACGATCGTCGTCACCCAGCGACGCGCGTCGCACCCCGCCGGTCGCGCCCAGCCGCAGGAGAGCCTGCGCGTACGCCTGACGAACATGCGCGACCCGGTCGTGCACCTCGGCGCGCTGACCATGCTGAGCCCCGTGCTCGCGGTCGCCGGCCACGTCAGCCTCGGCTTCGTACCCCTGGTGATCATGCCGCTGTACGCGGTCGAGCGCATGGCGCGCCTGTCGACCGAACGCCAGCGGGCCGCGCTCACCGACCCGCTCACCGGCCTGGGCAACCGGGCCAGCCTGCAGTCCGCGTACACCGAGGCGCTGGCCGAGCCGCTGCGCCACGGACAGGGCCCGACCCTGCTCCTGCTCGACCTCGACGGCTTCAAGTACGTCAACGACTCGCTCGGCCACGAGACCGGCGACCAGCTGCTCACCGCGGTCGCGGAGCGGCTGCGCGGCGGTCTGCCGGCCGGCGCCCTGGTCGCCCGGCTCGGCGGGGACGAGTTCGGCGTGCTGGTCGACGAGGCCGACACCGACCGGGCGCTGCTGGCGGCACGGCGCATCAGCGCCGCCGTCAACGGCCCGGTCCGGCTCAGCGGCCTGGAGGTCGAGGTCACGGCCGCGGTCGGCGTCGCGGTCAGCCCGCAGCACGGCGAGGACTTCGCCACCCTGATGCGCCACGCCGACATCGCCATGTACGAGGCCAAGCGCGACAACGTGTGCGTGGCCGTCTACCGTCCCGGCACCGACCGGCACCCGCAGCGCCTGGCCCTGCTGGACCAGGTGCGCCACGCCATCGTGACCGAGGACCGCGACCGCATCGCCGTGCACTACCAGCCGCAGGCGGACCTGGCCAGCGGCCGGATCGTCGGCGTGGAGGCGCTGCTGCGCTGGACCGACCCGACCGGCCGGCCCGTCTCGCCCGCCACCGTGATCTCGGTGATCGAGCACACGCCGGTGATGCACCAGCTCACCGACCGCATCATCGACGACGCCGTCGCCCAGGCCGGGCGCTGGCGGGCCGCCGGCCTCGACCTGCGCACCTCGGTCAACGTCAGCATCCGGGACCTGTTCCGCGACGACCTCGTCGAGCGGCTGCGCAACCGGCTGGCCGAGCACCGGGTGCCCGCCCGCATGGTGCAGCTCGAGATCACCGAGAGCGCCCTGATGGCCGACCCGGCCCGCGCCATGCGGACCATCGACCAGCTGCGCGACCTGGGTGTCGGGCTGGCGCTCGACGACTTCGGCACCGGGTTCTCCTCGCTGCAGCACCTGCGGATGATCCCGCTGGACGAGATCAAGATCGACCGGTCGTTCGTCTCCGGCATGACCTCCGACCAGCACGACAGCGCGATCGTGTCGTCGGTCATCGCGCTCGCCGGCACGCTGGGCCTGCGCACCGTCGCCGAGGGCATCGAGGACGCGCAGACCCGGCGGCAGCTGCGGTCGGCGGGCTGCTCGCTGATGCAGGGCTACCTGCTCTCGCCCGCGGTGCCGGCCGAGCGCATTCCGGACCTGATCGCCGACGCCGCGGCCAAGTCGTCGGCCGTCACGGCCGACCTCGCCGAGCAGCCCGAGCTGCCGGTGACGGCCGCGCCGGCGCACTATCCCGAACAGGCCGGCGCCCGCTGGTGACGGGCGGCGCGATCAGAAGCTGCTGAGCAGCTTCACGAAGGCTTCGTCGATCTTCGCCGGGTCCTGGGCGTCGAAGGCCTTGCCCGCGGCGGCAGCCGCGATCTTCTCCAGGGTCGGCAGGTCGGAGCCCTGGTCGAAGGCGATGCAGAACACCTTCACCGGCCGGTCCGGGTCGAGGGCGATGTCGCGCAGCAGCTTGGCCAGATCGTTGTCCTCCGGGTACTCGTTCTCCCCGTCGGTCAGCACCACCACCGCGTTGATCCGGGTGCGGTCGTAGTTCTCCAGCATGTGCCGGTGCGCCGCCCGGATGGTCGTGTACAGGGCGGTGCCGCCACCGGAGCGCATCGCGTCCAGCTTCGCGCCGAACTGCCGGTCGTCCAGCCGCGACAGCGGCAGCTGCGGGCGGTACGGCAGGGACGAGCCCGCCTGCTTGGCGGAGAACGCCCACAGCCCGACCCGGTCCTCGCTGTTGAGCAGTTTGATGCCGTTCTTCGCGGCGTCCATCGCGTATTCGAGCCGGGTGTGCGTGCCGACCTTGTTGGCCGTCATCGACCCCGACACGTCCACCGCCATCAGGATGTTGGCCTTCTTGCGCAGCGTCTCCCAGCCGGCCTTGATGCCCTGCACGACCTCGGGTGAGGGCGGCTCGAAGTAGGCGCCCGGGGACTTGGCGCCGCCGACCACCTGCACCAGCTGATCGGACGCGGTCTGCTCGTGGTCGCGGAACCCGATGGCGGCGAACTCCCGCTGCTGCGGGGCCTCCTGCAGGAACGCCAGGAAGTCCGCGGCCCCGGCCCGCTGCGCGTCGTTCGCCTGCGGCAGCACCACGTACGGGTGGTCGAGGTTGAAGGTGCCCTCCTTCGGATACAGCGCGACCAGCTGCTCGCGGGGTTTCCTGTTGTTGCTCAGCGCGCCGGTGTTGTAGAGGTAGACCAGCTCCTCCTGGGTGACGACGGCGCTGAGATCGGAGCCGGCGGCCTCCCCGTCGACCTTGGCGAGGTCGACGGCGGCCAGCGAGCGCAGCAGGTCGACCACGTCGTCGCTGTAGTGCGAGACGTTCGCCTCGATCTGGCGGACGAACCTGGTCACCTTCGGGTCGCGCACGTCGGCGGCGGTGAGGTCGCTGGAGGTGCCGGTGGCCGCGTAGTACGTCGCGATGGTCGCGGCCAGGCCCGAGGTGGACAGGTTCGGGTTGTCCTTGCCGAAGGTGAACCGCTTCCACTCGGGCTTGCCGAACTCGGCCCAGCCCTTCTCGCCGGACATGCCGAGGATGTCGCCCCAGCCCAGCGCGCCCTGCTGCTGCAGGAACCGGGCCTTGGTGGCGGGCATGGCGATGACCAGCGGGCTGTTGGCGATCGACGCGTACTCGCCGGGGGTCTGCTCCGGGTGTCCGGCGGCCTTGTCGAGCAGCCGCAGCTGCCCGGTCCACAGCGTCGAGGTCGGCAGCCACACCTGCGGCCGGGGGCTGCCGGTGCCGGACAGCGCGGCCCAGTCACCGGCGAGCGCCTCCATGGCCTGCCCGGAGGTGAGGCCGGTTACGGTGACGTCGGCGCACCGCCCGCCGAAGCGCCGCCTGCTGTCGTTGTACCGCTCGGCCAGCTCCTTGACGAGGTCGCTCTTCTCGGTGGAGGAGACGACGTCGAGTGCGACGCAGTCACCGCGGTCGCCGGCGACGGCCGACACGTACACGTAGGAGCCCGCGATCAGGGCGAAGCCGACGGTCGCGGCGAAGGCGACCGGCAGCCACCTCTGGGTCCGGCGCGAAGCCATGGCACTCCTTCTGTGAAGCGGTCGGTTCAGCGCTCGGCCGGGTCGGGTGCGCCGTCGTCGAGCGCGACGGCGGTGAACAGGCGCACCAGGTACACCACGACGAGCACACCGCCGCCGACAACCACGCCGGTGCCGGTCTGCGCGGAGGGGACGTAACCGGCCGCGAAGCCGCCCGCGCCCAGGACGAGCGCGGTGGCGATGCCGAGCGGGTCGCCGACCTGCCGCAGCAGCCGCCGCGACCGGGACGCCCGGCTCACTGAGCCCGCCGGTCGAAGGGACGGCTCGGGCAGGATCTGGCCGTGCCCGCCTACAGGTCGGGGTGTGGTCGCCGCGGGCTGCGGTGCGGTCCTGGCGGCCGGGGGCTGCGGCACCGTCGGGGCCTGCGGCGGTAGCGCGCTCGGATCGGTCGGCAGTCGGGGAGCGGTGGCGGTCGGCACGGCTGGTGCCGCTGCGAGGGTGACGGCGGGCGCGGTGACGGTCGGCGGGGACGGCTGCGCCGCCGTCGCGGTGAGCGTCGCCGGGGCGGTCGCCCTCGGCGCGGGCGCGGCGGGGGAGTCGCCCGGCTGGAGCAGGGCCGTTGCCGCGTCGCTGCCCTCCTGGAGCGCCTCGACCAGCGGCACCGGCGCGGCCGGGGCGGCCTCGTGGCCGAGCAGGCGCATGAGGAGCTGCTGCGCGGTCGGCCGGGCGTGCTGGTCCTTGGCCAGGCACGCGACGACCAGCTCACGCAGCGTTCCGGATAGGTTGTCCAGATCGGGCGGCTCCGACAGCACACGCGCCATCACGGTGGCCATCGAGTCGTGCCCGAACGGGCCGCGCCCGGACGAGGCGAACCCGATGGTCGCGGCCCACCCGAAGATGTCGCATGCCGGACCGACGTCCACATTGTGGAAGCGTTCCGGGGACATGTACGGCACGGTGCCCATGACGTGCCCGGACATGGTCTCCGCGCCGAGCGCGCGGGCGATGCCGAAGTCGATGACGCGCGGCCCGTCGCCGCCGAGGATGACGTTGTCGGGTTTGAAGTCGCAGTGCACGATGCCGGCCTGGTGGATCGCGGCGAGCGCGGTGGCGGTGCCGACGGCGAGCCGGTAGAGCGCGTTGTCGGCGAGCGGCCCGAGGTCACGGACCTGCTTGTGCAGCGTCGGCCCGGCGATGTACTCGCTGACGACGTACGGCAGCTCGGTGTCGATCTCGGCGAAGAGGATCTGCGCGGTGCAGAACGGCGTGACCCGGCGGGCGGCGGCGATCTCCTTGGCAAACTGCGCCTTGGCCTTCGGGTTGTGCTGCAGGTCGACGTTGATCGTCTTGACCGCGACGCGGCGGTCGCTGGCGTCGACGCCGAGGTAGACGACTCCCTGGCCGCCCTTGCCGAGCCGTCCGAGCAGCCGGTACGGGCCCAGCGAGCGCGGATCGTGGCTGGTCAGCGGAGCCGCGTCGGGAACGGGGTCGTGCGCCGTGTCGGCCATCTGCCCTCCGGAATCCCGATGATCCATCAACGAGCCGCAAGGATAGCGCCGCCGGTCCACCGGGGTGAGCCGGAGGTGAGTCCTCCTCACGGGGTGGACGGGCACTCCGAATAGGAAACCAATCTTGCCTATCGACGGATTGTCAGTTAAGAATGTTTACGAACGGTTTCACCAGGTGGTCCTGGAGGGGCAGAACCCGTTCCTCGCCCCGCTATGCACGAAACCGGAGGACCCGTCGTGTCCAGAACACTGCGCACCACCGCCAGGTGGTGGCTCGCCGCACTCGCCGCCCTGCTCACCGCGATCACCGCGACGGTGGTCACGGGCGCGGGCACCGCACAGGCCGCGCCCGCGTTCAAGGTGCTCGCCTTCTACAACGGCACCTGGGACGCCGCGCACATCGACTTCGACAAGGAGGCGCTGGTCTGGTTCCCGCAGGCCGCCGCGCAGAACAACTTCACCTGGGAGGCGACCACCGACTGGACCCGGCTCAACACCGGCAACCTCGCCCAGTACAAGGTGATCATGTTCCTGGACGACGCGCCGCCGTCCGGGCAGCGGGCCGCTTTCCAGCAGTACATGCAGAACGGGGGCGCGTGGATGGGCTTCCACGTGACCGCCTTCAACACCGACCCGAACACCTGGAGCTGGTACTACAACACCTTCCTCGGCACCGGCGCGTTCGTGTCCAACACCTGGGGGCCGACCAGCGTCACCATGCGCACCGAACGCGCCCACCCGTCCACCACGCGGCTGCCCGCGACCTGGACCTCGGCGGTCAGCGAGTGGTACTCGTGGCGCAACGACCTGCGCACCAACCCGAACATCGACATCCTGGCCTCGATCGACCCCGCCAGCTACCCGGTCGGCACCGACCCGAACCAGACCTGGTACAGCGGCTACCACCCGCTCATCTGGACCAACCGCAACTACAAGATGCTGTACGCGAACTTCGGGCACAACGCGATGAACTACAACACCAACACCCGGCTGTCCTCGACGTTCGCCAGTGAGGTGCAGAACCGCTGGCTCATCGACGGCCTGCTGTGGCTGGGCGGGGTGACCACCGGCCCCAGCCCGTCGGCCTCCCCGGCGCCGTCGGCGTCGTCCGGGCCGATCTCGCCGACCGCCTGGTACAGCGTGGTCAACCGCAACAGCGGCAAGTGCGTCGACGCCCGCGCCGCGGCGTCGGCCAACGGCACCGCGATCCAGCAGTACACCTGCAACAACACCACCGCGCAGCAGTTCCGCTTCACGCCCACCAGCGGCGGCTACACCCACGTCGACATCAGGCTCAACAGCGCTCGGTCGCTCGACGTGACCAACGTGTCCACGGCCGACAACGCGCCGATCCAGCTGTGGACCTACAGCGGTGGCAACAACCAGCAGTGGCAGCCCGTCGCCGAGGGCGGCGGCTACTACCACCTCGTCAACCGCAACAGCGGCAAGTGCCTGGACGTGCCGGCCGCGTCCATGGCCGACAGCGTCCAGCTGGTGCAGTACGCCTGCAACGGCACCGGGGCGCAGTCGTTCCGGCTGGTGCAGCAGCCGTAATCGCAGGGGAGGGCGAGCGGGCCGGTGCCGAGTGCACCGGCCCGCTCCGTCGTTACCGGCCGGTCCGGCACCCCGCCGCGGCACGCATGCGACCGCCATTAGAGTGAGCCACCGCACCTGGATCGACCGCAGCGCATGCCCCCTCCCTGCGTTCAAAGGACTTCCAGCTCATGGCCCGTAAGGTGAGCCTCCGCGCCCGGCTGCGCTACTGGTTCGACAACACCATGTCGCGCGGCACCACCGGGCTCATCGGCTGGCTCGCCGTCGCCTCGTTCGGGCTCGTGCTCGTCGTCACCGTGGCCATCGAGATCGCCGACCCGGAGAAGTCCGGCGCGGACCCGCTGCGCCTGCTGTGGCGGACGTTCGTGACCACCTTCAGCCTGTCCGCCCCGACCGACGAGGGATGGGCGGTGATGCCGTTCTGGTTCGTGCTGGCGCTGGGCGGCATCTTCGTCGCCAGCGCCCTGATCGGCCTGCTCACCAGCGGCATCAACCGCCGCCTGGAGCAGCTGCGCAAGGGCCGCTCCGCGGTGCTCGAACGCGACCACACCGTGGTCCTCGGCTGGTCCGACCAGATCTACACGGTGATCACCGAGATGGTGGAGGCCAACGCGAGCCGCCGCCGCGCCGCCGTGGTGGTGCTCGCCGAGCAGGACAAGGTCACCATGGAGGACCGGGTGCAGCACCGGATCGGCGCCACCGGCCGCACCCGGCTGATCTTCCGCACCGGCAGCCCGCTGGACCTCAAGGACCTGGAGATGGTCAACCTCAACGAGGCCCGGTCGATCATCGTGCTGGCCCCGGACGGCGCCACCGCCGAGGACGCCGACGCGTACGTGCTCAAGACGCTGCTGGCGATCAACAAGGGCCCGGCGTTCCGGGGCCGCCCGCACCACGTCGTCGCGGCCGTGCGCGACAGCCGCAACCGGGCCGTGGCCAAGCTGGCCGGCGGCGACGCGATCGTGCTGGACGGCGACGACATCGGCGCGCGGCTCATCGTGCAGACCGCGCGGCAGTCCAAACTGTCGGTGGTCTACCACGACCTGTTCGACTTCGGCGGCGACGAGATCTACATGACCGTCGAGCCGACCCTGGTCGGGCGGCCGTTCGCCCAGGCGCTGCTGGCGTACAAGCAGTGCTGCCCGCTGGGCCTGCTGCTGGCCGACGGCAAGACCGTGCTCAACCCGCCGCCCGGCACGGTGATCAGCCCCGGCGACCGGATCGTGCTGCTGGCCCGCGACGACTCGATGATCACCCTGGCGACCGCGCCGTTCACCGTCGACGACACCGCGATCGTGCACGGGGTGCGCGGCCCCGCCGCCCCGGAGAGCACCCTGATCCTGGGCTGGAACCGCCGCGCCGCCCGGATCGTCGAGCAGCTCGACGTGTACGTCGCAGCAGGTTCGACGGTCG includes:
- a CDS encoding ThuA domain-containing protein, which codes for MSRTLRTTARWWLAALAALLTAITATVVTGAGTAQAAPAFKVLAFYNGTWDAAHIDFDKEALVWFPQAAAQNNFTWEATTDWTRLNTGNLAQYKVIMFLDDAPPSGQRAAFQQYMQNGGAWMGFHVTAFNTDPNTWSWYYNTFLGTGAFVSNTWGPTSVTMRTERAHPSTTRLPATWTSAVSEWYSWRNDLRTNPNIDILASIDPASYPVGTDPNQTWYSGYHPLIWTNRNYKMLYANFGHNAMNYNTNTRLSSTFASEVQNRWLIDGLLWLGGVTTGPSPSASPAPSASSGPISPTAWYSVVNRNSGKCVDARAAASANGTAIQQYTCNNTTAQQFRFTPTSGGYTHVDIRLNSARSLDVTNVSTADNAPIQLWTYSGGNNQQWQPVAEGGGYYHLVNRNSGKCLDVPAASMADSVQLVQYACNGTGAQSFRLVQQP
- a CDS encoding vWA domain-containing protein; translated protein: MASRRTQRWLPVAFAATVGFALIAGSYVYVSAVAGDRGDCVALDVVSSTEKSDLVKELAERYNDSRRRFGGRCADVTVTGLTSGQAMEALAGDWAALSGTGSPRPQVWLPTSTLWTGQLRLLDKAAGHPEQTPGEYASIANSPLVIAMPATKARFLQQQGALGWGDILGMSGEKGWAEFGKPEWKRFTFGKDNPNLSTSGLAATIATYYAATGTSSDLTAADVRDPKVTRFVRQIEANVSHYSDDVVDLLRSLAAVDLAKVDGEAAGSDLSAVVTQEELVYLYNTGALSNNRKPREQLVALYPKEGTFNLDHPYVVLPQANDAQRAGAADFLAFLQEAPQQREFAAIGFRDHEQTASDQLVQVVGGAKSPGAYFEPPSPEVVQGIKAGWETLRKKANILMAVDVSGSMTANKVGTHTRLEYAMDAAKNGIKLLNSEDRVGLWAFSAKQAGSSLPYRPQLPLSRLDDRQFGAKLDAMRSGGGTALYTTIRAAHRHMLENYDRTRINAVVVLTDGENEYPEDNDLAKLLRDIALDPDRPVKVFCIAFDQGSDLPTLEKIAAAAAGKAFDAQDPAKIDEAFVKLLSSF
- a CDS encoding putative bifunctional diguanylate cyclase/phosphodiesterase; this encodes MLTLTGAVLAVLTLAQIPLAMEKVPFWVMATLALAAATVTYLPASGKATGAVISPSLVFTFAILLCWELGPAIAIQALAVAVIAVRARQPWRDAVLSAARYAVAFGAAYLVLLVGEPDPFHSVAAADLVNDTVAVAGAALVFVLVYGWTIVVTQRRASHPAGRAQPQESLRVRLTNMRDPVVHLGALTMLSPVLAVAGHVSLGFVPLVIMPLYAVERMARLSTERQRAALTDPLTGLGNRASLQSAYTEALAEPLRHGQGPTLLLLDLDGFKYVNDSLGHETGDQLLTAVAERLRGGLPAGALVARLGGDEFGVLVDEADTDRALLAARRISAAVNGPVRLSGLEVEVTAAVGVAVSPQHGEDFATLMRHADIAMYEAKRDNVCVAVYRPGTDRHPQRLALLDQVRHAIVTEDRDRIAVHYQPQADLASGRIVGVEALLRWTDPTGRPVSPATVISVIEHTPVMHQLTDRIIDDAVAQAGRWRAAGLDLRTSVNVSIRDLFRDDLVERLRNRLAEHRVPARMVQLEITESALMADPARAMRTIDQLRDLGVGLALDDFGTGFSSLQHLRMIPLDEIKIDRSFVSGMTSDQHDSAIVSSVIALAGTLGLRTVAEGIEDAQTRRQLRSAGCSLMQGYLLSPAVPAERIPDLIADAAAKSSAVTADLAEQPELPVTAAPAHYPEQAGARW
- a CDS encoding CASTOR/POLLUX-related putative ion channel produces the protein MARKVSLRARLRYWFDNTMSRGTTGLIGWLAVASFGLVLVVTVAIEIADPEKSGADPLRLLWRTFVTTFSLSAPTDEGWAVMPFWFVLALGGIFVASALIGLLTSGINRRLEQLRKGRSAVLERDHTVVLGWSDQIYTVITEMVEANASRRRAAVVVLAEQDKVTMEDRVQHRIGATGRTRLIFRTGSPLDLKDLEMVNLNEARSIIVLAPDGATAEDADAYVLKTLLAINKGPAFRGRPHHVVAAVRDSRNRAVAKLAGGDAIVLDGDDIGARLIVQTARQSKLSVVYHDLFDFGGDEIYMTVEPTLVGRPFAQALLAYKQCCPLGLLLADGKTVLNPPPGTVISPGDRIVLLARDDSMITLATAPFTVDDTAIVHGVRGPAAPESTLILGWNRRAARIVEQLDVYVAAGSTVDVVTDRADANPAVARLAPRLRQLVIRSKAGDTRDRGVLETLDVASYHNVIVLSDDDLDALTADSRVLVTLLHLRDILAGRGPGSIVSEMRDDRDRALAQLTKADDFVVSEQLVSLLMTQISENRHLESVFADLFDADGAEIYIRPASYYLRAGATITFATVVASAARRGEVAIGYRVSESGDGHGVVLNPDKEQVMPAIDRVIVLSSS
- a CDS encoding serine/threonine-protein kinase, producing the protein MADTAHDPVPDAAPLTSHDPRSLGPYRLLGRLGKGGQGVVYLGVDASDRRVAVKTINVDLQHNPKAKAQFAKEIAAARRVTPFCTAQILFAEIDTELPYVVSEYIAGPTLHKQVRDLGPLADNALYRLAVGTATALAAIHQAGIVHCDFKPDNVILGGDGPRVIDFGIARALGAETMSGHVMGTVPYMSPERFHNVDVGPACDIFGWAATIGFASSGRGPFGHDSMATVMARVLSEPPDLDNLSGTLRELVVACLAKDQHARPTAQQLLMRLLGHEAAPAAPVPLVEALQEGSDAATALLQPGDSPAAPAPRATAPATLTATAAQPSPPTVTAPAVTLAAAPAVPTATAPRLPTDPSALPPQAPTVPQPPAARTAPQPAATTPRPVGGHGQILPEPSLRPAGSVSRASRSRRLLRQVGDPLGIATALVLGAGGFAAGYVPSAQTGTGVVVGGGVLVVVYLVRLFTAVALDDGAPDPAER